In Devosia beringensis, a single window of DNA contains:
- a CDS encoding DMT family protein, producing MTFAWYGHLKWPGAALWAAVLISWGIAFFEYWLAVPANRIGYGVYSGAELKTIQEVISLSVFVLFAVFYLGEKLTWNHGIGFAMIALGAFFIFKGPLK from the coding sequence ATGACCTTTGCCTGGTACGGGCATCTCAAATGGCCCGGCGCGGCGCTGTGGGCGGCGGTGCTGATCAGCTGGGGCATCGCGTTTTTCGAATATTGGCTGGCCGTGCCGGCCAACCGGATCGGCTATGGCGTCTATTCGGGGGCCGAGCTCAAGACCATCCAGGAGGTGATCTCGCTGTCGGTCTTCGTGCTGTTTGCGGTGTTCTATCTCGGCGAAAAACTCACCTGGAACCACGGCATCGGCTTTGCCATGATCGCTCTGGGGGCGTTCTTCATCTTCAAGGGGCCGCTGAAATAG
- a CDS encoding DUF2164 domain-containing protein, producing the protein MKPIKFSKDETKAIVGEIKDYFREELDQEIGSIPAEMLMAFFAEKMGAYYYNRGVYDAQSALKERMDSLHDDLYALEQKTKHTR; encoded by the coding sequence ATGAAGCCGATCAAGTTCAGCAAGGACGAAACCAAGGCCATTGTCGGCGAGATCAAGGACTATTTCCGCGAGGAACTCGACCAGGAGATCGGCAGCATACCAGCGGAAATGCTGATGGCGTTCTTCGCGGAGAAGATGGGCGCCTATTACTACAATCGCGGGGTCTATGACGCCCAGAGCGCGCTCAAGGAGCGGATGGACAGCCTGCATGACGACCTCTACGCGCTCGAGCAGAAGACCAAGCATACCCGCTGA
- a CDS encoding metal ABC transporter permease codes for MFGDYFSRALIAGVGLALVAGPLGCFVVWRRMAYFGDTMAHSALLGVALSIILSINMTLGVFAVAALVAGALIVLQRQATLSTDALLGILSHSTLAVGLVLVGFLTTVRIDLMGFLFGDILAVSVEDIVIIYGGGVAILAILILAWRPLLASTVSPELAEAEGLRPEASRLVLMILMASVIAIAMKLVGVLLITSLLIIPAATARRLSATPEMMAAVAAVLGAIAVVGGLFGSRTWDTASGPSIVVMALVIFLVSLTVPVTRLFGRRENHGA; via the coding sequence ATGTTCGGTGACTATTTTTCCCGTGCGCTGATAGCCGGGGTCGGGCTGGCGCTGGTGGCCGGGCCGCTGGGCTGTTTCGTGGTCTGGCGGCGCATGGCCTATTTCGGCGACACCATGGCGCATTCGGCACTGCTGGGCGTGGCGCTCAGCATCATCCTCTCCATCAACATGACGCTGGGCGTGTTTGCCGTGGCGGCGCTGGTCGCCGGGGCCCTGATCGTGCTGCAGCGCCAGGCGACCCTGTCGACCGATGCGCTGCTGGGGATTTTGAGCCATTCGACGCTGGCGGTGGGGCTGGTGCTGGTGGGGTTCCTGACCACGGTGCGGATCGACCTGATGGGTTTTCTGTTCGGCGATATCCTCGCCGTGTCGGTGGAAGACATCGTCATCATCTATGGCGGGGGCGTGGCCATCCTCGCCATCCTGATCCTGGCGTGGCGGCCGCTGCTGGCCTCGACGGTGAGCCCGGAACTGGCAGAAGCCGAGGGGCTGCGGCCGGAGGCCAGCCGGCTGGTACTGATGATCCTGATGGCCTCGGTGATTGCCATTGCCATGAAGCTGGTGGGCGTGCTGCTGATCACCTCGCTGCTGATCATTCCGGCGGCCACAGCGCGGCGGCTGAGCGCGACGCCCGAGATGATGGCGGCGGTGGCCGCGGTGCTCGGCGCCATTGCGGTGGTGGGCGGGCTGTTCGGGTCGCGAACCTGGGATACCGCGTCCGGACCCTCTATCGTGGTGATGGCGCTTGTTATATTTCTGGTGTCGCTGACCGTGCCGGTCACGCGGCTGTTCGGGCGGAGAGAAAACCATGGCGCATAG
- the rsmD gene encoding 16S rRNA (guanine(966)-N(2))-methyltransferase RsmD, which translates to MRIVAGKFKGRQLISPSDDSIRPTADRVRESMFNILASRLGPVFEGIRVLDLFAGTGALGFEALSRGAAHATFVDMGAEARGLIRDHIEAFGVGGVTKLLRRDAIDLGPTGTFGKFDLVFLDPPYGQGLGELALAGLAKGGWLAPGATLVFEESATAEITIPAPFTLEDRREYGSAAVHFLSFGESA; encoded by the coding sequence GTGCGCATCGTTGCCGGCAAGTTCAAGGGCAGGCAGCTGATCTCCCCGTCGGACGATTCCATTCGTCCGACGGCCGATCGGGTTCGCGAGTCCATGTTCAATATCCTGGCCTCGCGCCTGGGGCCGGTCTTCGAGGGCATCCGTGTGCTCGATCTGTTTGCCGGTACCGGCGCTTTGGGCTTTGAAGCCCTGTCGCGCGGCGCTGCCCACGCCACTTTTGTCGATATGGGCGCCGAAGCCCGGGGCCTGATCCGCGATCACATCGAGGCCTTCGGCGTCGGCGGCGTCACCAAGCTGCTGCGCCGCGACGCCATTGACCTGGGCCCCACCGGCACCTTCGGCAAGTTCGATCTGGTCTTCCTCGATCCGCCCTATGGCCAGGGTCTGGGCGAATTGGCATTGGCAGGCCTCGCCAAGGGCGGCTGGCTCGCCCCCGGCGCCACCCTGGTCTTTGAGGAAAGCGCCACGGCCGAGATCACCATCCCCGCGCCCTTCACCCTTGAAGACCGCCGCGAATACGGTTCAGCCGCCGTCCATTTCCTGAGCTTTGGCGAAAGCGCCTAG
- the cobW gene encoding cobalamin biosynthesis protein CobW, producing the protein MSKIPTTVITGFLGAGKTTLVRHLLAHAPKGKRIALIINEFGDLGVDKDILAGCGDETCREEDMIELSNGCICCTVADEFIPTMQALLARPDKFDHIIIETSGLALPQPLIRAFNWPEIKAQVTIDGIVTVADAAALAEGRFASDEAAVDAQRRQDEMLDHETPLGELFEDQLSVADLVVINKADLLDAAMLDKVEANIRAELRPGVGVIRASNGHVDIAALLGLGMGSEDDIANRPSHHELEHGGQTHEHDDFDSFSIRLPSIAGKDELLAIIETTMREHDVLRLKGFAAVPGANARLAIQAVGPRVSAYFDRPWKDGESRDTALVVIGESPLDRTAITASLERAVKIAA; encoded by the coding sequence ATGAGCAAGATCCCCACCACCGTCATCACCGGCTTTCTCGGCGCCGGCAAGACCACCCTGGTCCGCCATCTGCTGGCCCATGCCCCCAAGGGCAAGCGCATTGCGCTGATCATCAACGAGTTCGGCGATCTCGGCGTCGACAAGGATATCCTGGCCGGCTGCGGCGATGAAACCTGCCGCGAGGAGGATATGATCGAGCTCTCCAACGGCTGCATCTGCTGCACCGTAGCCGACGAGTTCATTCCCACCATGCAGGCTTTGCTGGCCCGCCCCGACAAGTTCGATCACATCATCATCGAAACCTCCGGCCTGGCTTTGCCCCAACCGCTGATCCGCGCCTTCAACTGGCCCGAGATCAAGGCCCAGGTCACCATTGACGGTATCGTCACCGTGGCCGACGCCGCCGCTTTGGCAGAAGGCCGCTTTGCCAGCGACGAGGCCGCCGTCGACGCCCAGCGCCGCCAGGATGAAATGCTCGATCACGAGACCCCTTTGGGCGAACTCTTTGAGGATCAGCTCTCGGTGGCCGACCTTGTCGTCATCAACAAGGCCGACCTGCTCGATGCCGCCATGCTCGACAAGGTCGAGGCCAATATCCGCGCCGAACTGCGCCCCGGCGTCGGCGTCATTCGCGCCAGCAATGGCCATGTCGATATCGCCGCTCTGCTCGGCCTGGGCATGGGTAGCGAGGACGACATTGCCAACCGCCCCAGCCATCACGAGCTCGAGCACGGCGGCCAGACCCACGAGCACGACGATTTCGACAGCTTCTCCATCCGCCTGCCATCCATCGCCGGCAAGGACGAGCTGCTCGCCATCATCGAGACCACCATGCGCGAGCATGACGTGCTGCGCCTAAAGGGCTTTGCCGCCGTTCCCGGCGCCAATGCCCGCCTCGCCATCCAGGCCGTCGGCCCCCGCGTCAGCGCCTATTTCGACCGCCCCTGGAAAGACGGCGAAAGCCGCGACACCGCTTTGGTCGTCATCGGCGAAAGCCCCCTCGACCGCACGGCGATTACCGCGAGCCTTGAACGGGCCGTCAAGATCGCCGCCTGA
- a CDS encoding endonuclease/exonuclease/phosphatase family protein — protein MAQLLSFTTCNLYNLNLPGKAIYSDADGWTTDQYNAKIAWLGRSLTDMRADVFGFQELWHADALADLMARAGIADSHVPLVPPDHDGGRIVCAGAVRKDILEDEPEWISSFPDNFKLQDEGDDEQTPDILVQIRGFSRPILHFTIRPVASQAAIHVFVVHFKSKAPTRISSNAWYDRAIQGPHAKALGSALSTIRRTAEAAAFRMLVTDRLRGNHDPLVVLGDINDATLSNTANVLTGQPNYLFGQSMGGGDDALYTVQTLQQYRSTRDVYYTHIFQNERESLDHILVSEQFYDNSRDRIWAFERMDLANDHLNDLDHKATGSNDHGIVRAVFSLDPA, from the coding sequence ATGGCACAGTTGCTCAGTTTCACTACCTGTAACCTCTACAATCTCAACTTACCCGGCAAGGCGATCTATTCGGATGCGGACGGTTGGACCACGGACCAATACAATGCCAAGATCGCCTGGCTCGGCCGGTCCCTTACCGACATGCGGGCCGATGTCTTCGGCTTTCAGGAGCTCTGGCACGCCGACGCGCTTGCCGATCTCATGGCAAGGGCCGGCATTGCCGATAGCCATGTTCCGCTCGTGCCCCCCGATCACGATGGCGGCCGGATCGTCTGCGCTGGCGCTGTTCGAAAGGACATTCTGGAGGACGAGCCCGAATGGATTTCCAGCTTCCCGGACAATTTCAAGCTGCAGGACGAGGGCGACGACGAGCAGACGCCCGATATCCTGGTCCAGATTCGCGGCTTTTCCCGTCCGATTCTGCACTTCACCATCCGGCCGGTCGCCAGTCAGGCTGCCATCCATGTCTTTGTCGTGCATTTCAAATCCAAGGCGCCGACCCGGATTTCCAGCAATGCCTGGTATGATCGGGCAATCCAAGGCCCGCACGCCAAGGCGCTCGGTTCGGCACTGTCCACCATCCGCCGCACGGCCGAGGCGGCGGCATTCCGCATGCTGGTCACCGATCGTCTGCGCGGCAACCACGATCCGCTGGTCGTGCTCGGCGACATCAACGATGCCACGCTCTCCAACACCGCCAATGTACTTACCGGCCAGCCGAACTATCTGTTCGGCCAGTCCATGGGCGGCGGCGACGATGCGCTCTATACGGTCCAGACGCTGCAGCAATATCGCAGCACGCGCGATGTCTACTACACGCACATTTTCCAGAATGAACGCGAATCGCTGGACCACATTCTGGTCAGCGAACAGTTCTACGACAATTCGCGCGATCGCATCTGGGCCTTCGAACGCATGGACCTGGCCAACGATCACCTCAATGACCTCGACCACAAGGCCACTGGCAGCAATGACCACGGCATTGTCCGGGCGGTCTTCAGCCTCGATCCCGCCTGA
- a CDS encoding pseudouridine synthase: protein MRELNDATPAKPDTGDRLAKVIARSGLCSRRDAEVWITEGRVVVNGKKVMTPAFNVTDRDKVMVDGAPLAARQGTRVWLYHKPAGLVVTEKDPEGRETIFEHLETHGLPRVVTVGRLDINTEGLLLLTNDGGLKRVLELPATGWLRRYRVRAHGSVTQAALDKLKDGMEIDGVRYGAIEATLEREQGANVWLVLALREGKNREVKNVLGALGLEVNRLIRVSYGPFQLGDIPVGGIETIKAKMLRDQLGKKLADAADVDFDSEMPEPSALEGKPTRDRLTGRGTNTVEIARQRFRFTDGAEQTEEERRAERPRQDRPGRFDSRKPTGKRLDPRDEEEAPPPRHIHFDEDGRAPEEFVKKNLGKAPTWRDPDDQSAANYGKKAPPRAAGGGKPGDKKPFADKKSFGDKKPYGDKKPYGDKKPYGDKPAFAGKKPYGDKPAYAGDRKPYGDKPAYADKKPYGDKKPYGDRPAGTRPGPGRPSAERPARDFAERPARSFEPRTRPEGGARPPRDREFTGTPRGPRRDDAGGGRPGNFAPRTRPEGGSRPPRDREFTGTPRGPRRSDAGGGERPAFEPRLRPDNERGAGAAFTGEAKRPGRNFSDKPVRAYRPEGDRPVFADRADRPSYADRPRPASSPRPDRSSRPGRDNLGSEAKTYGKPKMRPDGKPYPKRDGAAPQRGPKPGGYGKPGGFGKPGGRPAGGAGRPAGGGRPSGGAGRPSSGGRPSGGGGRPAAPRRPKA from the coding sequence ATGCGCGAACTGAACGACGCCACCCCCGCCAAGCCCGATACCGGCGACCGTCTCGCCAAGGTGATTGCCCGCTCCGGGCTCTGCTCCCGGCGCGATGCCGAGGTGTGGATCACCGAGGGTCGCGTCGTGGTCAACGGCAAGAAGGTGATGACTCCCGCCTTCAACGTCACCGACCGCGACAAGGTCATGGTCGATGGCGCCCCGCTCGCCGCTCGCCAGGGCACCCGCGTCTGGCTCTACCACAAGCCCGCGGGCCTCGTGGTCACCGAGAAGGACCCTGAAGGCCGCGAGACCATTTTCGAGCATCTCGAAACCCATGGCCTGCCGCGCGTCGTCACCGTCGGTCGCCTCGATATCAATACCGAAGGCCTGCTGCTGCTCACCAATGATGGTGGCCTCAAGCGCGTCCTCGAACTGCCTGCCACCGGCTGGCTGCGCCGCTATCGCGTGCGCGCCCATGGCTCGGTCACCCAGGCGGCGCTGGACAAGCTCAAGGACGGCATGGAAATCGACGGCGTCCGCTATGGCGCCATCGAAGCCACGCTTGAGCGCGAGCAGGGTGCCAATGTCTGGCTGGTCCTGGCGCTGCGCGAAGGCAAGAACCGCGAAGTCAAGAACGTGCTGGGCGCCCTCGGCCTTGAGGTCAACCGCCTGATCCGCGTCAGCTATGGCCCCTTCCAGCTCGGCGATATCCCCGTCGGCGGCATCGAGACCATCAAGGCCAAGATGCTGCGTGACCAGCTCGGCAAGAAGCTCGCCGATGCGGCCGATGTCGACTTCGACAGCGAGATGCCCGAGCCCAGCGCGCTCGAAGGCAAGCCCACGCGCGATCGCCTCACCGGCCGCGGCACCAATACCGTGGAAATCGCCCGCCAGCGCTTCCGCTTTACCGATGGCGCCGAACAGACCGAGGAAGAGCGTCGCGCCGAACGGCCGCGCCAGGATCGCCCCGGTCGCTTTGACTCCCGCAAACCCACCGGCAAGCGGCTCGATCCGCGCGACGAAGAAGAGGCGCCACCCCCGCGCCATATCCATTTTGATGAGGACGGCCGTGCGCCGGAAGAATTTGTGAAAAAGAACCTCGGCAAGGCCCCGACCTGGCGCGATCCTGACGACCAGTCCGCTGCCAACTATGGCAAGAAGGCCCCCCCGCGTGCCGCCGGCGGCGGCAAGCCGGGCGACAAGAAGCCCTTCGCCGACAAGAAGAGCTTTGGCGACAAGAAACCCTATGGCGACAAGAAGCCTTACGGTGACAAGAAGCCCTATGGCGACAAGCCCGCCTTTGCCGGCAAGAAGCCTTATGGTGACAAGCCCGCTTATGCCGGTGATCGCAAGCCCTATGGCGACAAGCCGGCTTACGCCGACAAGAAGCCCTATGGCGACAAGAAGCCCTATGGTGATCGTCCCGCTGGCACCCGCCCTGGCCCTGGCCGTCCCTCCGCCGAACGTCCCGCCCGCGATTTCGCTGAGCGTCCCGCCCGCAGCTTCGAGCCGCGCACGCGGCCCGAAGGTGGTGCGCGTCCGCCGCGTGACCGTGAATTCACCGGCACCCCGCGCGGCCCGCGCCGCGACGACGCTGGTGGCGGCCGTCCGGGCAATTTTGCCCCCCGCACCCGTCCCGAGGGCGGTTCGCGTCCGCCGCGTGACCGCGAGTTCACCGGCACGCCACGCGGCCCGCGTCGCAGCGATGCCGGCGGTGGCGAACGTCCGGCCTTCGAGCCGCGTCTGCGTCCCGACAATGAGCGCGGCGCTGGCGCCGCCTTTACCGGCGAGGCCAAGCGTCCCGGCCGCAACTTCTCCGACAAGCCGGTCCGCGCCTATCGTCCGGAAGGCGATCGTCCGGTCTTTGCCGATCGTGCCGACCGGCCGTCCTATGCCGATCGCCCGCGCCCCGCATCCTCGCCGCGTCCCGACCGTTCTTCTCGCCCGGGTCGCGACAATCTCGGCTCCGAGGCCAAGACCTATGGCAAGCCCAAGATGCGTCCCGATGGCAAGCCCTATCCCAAGCGCGATGGCGCCGCGCCGCAGCGCGGTCCCAAGCCGGGCGGTTATGGCAAGCCCGGTGGCTTCGGCAAGCCGGGCGGCCGTCCTGCCGGTGGGGCAGGGCGCCCCGCTGGTGGTGGCCGTCCCTCAGGTGGCGCAGGCCGTCCCTCCTCGGGCGGTCGTCCGTCCGGTGGCGGTGGTCGCCCCGCTGCGCCGCGTCGTCCCAAGGCCTAA
- the lspA gene encoding signal peptidase II, with product MNLKSLTDPSIYVSLVMAVLVFGLDRAHKAFQVSADCIAIGAAPCVEIFTSFVPFAMTNWRGGEVVRVTDFFDYVLVWNTGVSYGLLDGLPVWTLGVIMLVAIVALSIWWVRADTALIRLGLALCIGGALSNALDRLLYGAVADFFHLHWGTWSFYIFNIADVAITVGVILLIADLLGLGRPPKTSV from the coding sequence GTGAACCTGAAATCGCTGACCGACCCCTCGATCTATGTTTCGCTGGTCATGGCCGTGCTGGTCTTTGGCCTCGACCGCGCCCACAAGGCCTTCCAGGTCTCGGCCGACTGCATTGCCATCGGCGCGGCACCCTGCGTCGAAATCTTTACCAGCTTCGTCCCCTTCGCCATGACCAATTGGCGCGGCGGCGAAGTGGTCCGCGTCACCGACTTCTTCGATTATGTCCTGGTCTGGAATACCGGCGTCTCCTATGGCCTGCTCGATGGCCTGCCGGTATGGACCCTGGGCGTCATCATGCTGGTGGCCATTGTCGCGCTCTCGATCTGGTGGGTCCGCGCCGACACCGCACTGATCCGCCTGGGCCTGGCCCTCTGCATCGGCGGCGCCCTGTCCAATGCGCTTGATCGGCTGCTCTATGGCGCGGTGGCTGATTTCTTCCACCTGCATTGGGGCACGTGGTCGTTCTATATTTTCAACATCGCCGATGTCGCCATCACCGTCGGCGTCATCCTGCTGATCGCCGATCTGCTCGGCCTCGGCCGACCCCCGAAAACGTCGGTTTGA
- a CDS encoding Fur family transcriptional regulator: MAHSHDVPSDLTRNQGLVLGALNHSVGPLSAYDILDKLRGDGLRAPLQVYRALDKLVERGLAHRLESLNAFVACADEHCHRKGLIAFAICANCGKVDEFADAVIEERLGEWAGAKGFKVERTTMEIRGQCADCVAPAA; the protein is encoded by the coding sequence ATGGCGCATAGTCACGACGTACCAAGCGACCTGACGCGCAATCAGGGACTGGTGCTGGGCGCGCTCAACCATTCGGTGGGGCCGCTGAGCGCCTATGACATTCTCGACAAGCTGCGCGGCGACGGGCTGCGGGCACCACTGCAGGTTTATCGGGCCCTCGACAAGCTGGTGGAGCGCGGGCTGGCGCACCGGCTGGAATCGCTGAATGCCTTCGTTGCCTGTGCGGACGAGCATTGCCACCGCAAGGGGCTGATCGCCTTTGCCATCTGCGCCAATTGCGGCAAGGTCGACGAGTTCGCCGATGCGGTGATCGAGGAACGGCTGGGCGAATGGGCCGGCGCCAAGGGCTTCAAGGTCGAGCGCACGACGATGGAAATCCGCGGGCAATGCGCGGACTGTGTCGCCCCGGCAGCTTAA
- a CDS encoding alkylphosphonate utilization protein produces the protein MTEITKDANGTQLNDGDAVTLIKDLKVKGTSVTLKRGTLVKNIRLTGDTAEIECNAEKVKGLVLRTEFVKKA, from the coding sequence ATGACCGAAATCACCAAGGACGCCAACGGCACCCAGCTCAATGACGGCGACGCCGTCACGCTGATCAAGGACCTCAAGGTCAAGGGCACCTCGGTGACGCTCAAGCGCGGCACCCTGGTCAAGAATATCCGCCTCACCGGCGACACGGCCGAAATCGAGTGCAATGCCGAAAAGGTCAAGGGCCTGGTCCTGCGCACCGAGTTCGTCAAGAAGGCCTGA
- a CDS encoding zinc ABC transporter substrate-binding protein encodes MKLLAPLTLLATALLTSTAFAAPNVVASIKPVHSLVAAVMAGVGEPTLIVKGSASPHTYALRPSDAGALESADIVFWTGHGMELFLADALDTLATNAAVVELADAPGITLLPVREGGAFEAHMHEGEEHDHSGETAEEHAAHADAAEHTDHAAEDDHEGHDHDEHGEGDMHFWLDPQNAKLMVTQIATTLATADPDNATAYQANAEAELVKLDELQAELVTTMAPVADKPFIVFHDAYQYFEARFGLDVAGSVTVSPEVAPGAARIDELKAKVGTLGATCVFAEPNFEPTIISAIIEGTSAKAGVLDPEGGALTEGADLYPTLLRGLATSLVDCLG; translated from the coding sequence ATGAAACTGCTCGCCCCGCTCACCCTGCTGGCCACGGCGCTCCTCACCTCCACCGCCTTTGCCGCCCCCAATGTCGTGGCCTCCATCAAGCCGGTCCATTCCCTGGTTGCTGCTGTCATGGCCGGCGTCGGTGAGCCCACCCTCATCGTCAAGGGCTCGGCCTCGCCGCACACTTATGCGCTGCGCCCCTCCGATGCCGGCGCGCTGGAATCTGCCGACATTGTCTTCTGGACCGGCCACGGCATGGAGCTCTTCCTGGCCGATGCGCTCGACACCCTTGCCACCAATGCCGCTGTGGTCGAGCTCGCCGACGCCCCCGGCATCACCCTACTGCCCGTGCGCGAAGGCGGCGCCTTCGAGGCGCATATGCATGAAGGCGAGGAGCACGACCACAGCGGCGAAACCGCTGAAGAGCACGCTGCCCATGCCGACGCAGCTGAGCACACCGACCACGCCGCCGAGGACGATCATGAGGGCCACGACCATGACGAGCACGGCGAGGGCGATATGCATTTCTGGCTCGATCCGCAGAATGCCAAGCTGATGGTCACCCAGATCGCCACCACCCTGGCCACCGCCGATCCGGACAATGCCACGGCCTACCAGGCTAATGCCGAGGCCGAGCTGGTCAAGCTCGACGAATTGCAGGCCGAGCTGGTCACCACAATGGCGCCGGTCGCCGACAAGCCCTTCATCGTCTTTCATGACGCCTATCAGTATTTCGAGGCCCGCTTCGGCCTCGACGTGGCCGGTTCGGTCACCGTCAGCCCCGAAGTGGCGCCCGGCGCCGCCCGCATTGACGAACTCAAGGCCAAGGTCGGCACGCTCGGCGCCACCTGCGTCTTTGCCGAACCCAATTTCGAGCCGACCATCATCTCGGCCATCATCGAGGGCACCTCGGCCAAGGCCGGTGTGCTCGACCCCGAAGGCGGCGCGCTGACCGAAGGCGCCGACCTCTATCCCACCCTGCTGCGCGGCCTTGCCACTAGCCTGGTCGATTGCCTGGGCTAA